One region of Poecile atricapillus isolate bPoeAtr1 chromosome 8, bPoeAtr1.hap1, whole genome shotgun sequence genomic DNA includes:
- the SRPRB gene encoding signal recognition particle receptor subunit beta — MAGGLEPHLEALRRELQGPAVLSVLVALIVVAVTFLIWRFVQGRRSSRKAVLLLGLCDAGKTLLFARLLSGRYRDTQTSITDSSAVYRVSPDKSTNVTLIDLPGHESLRLQFLERFKAAARAIVFVVDSVAFQREVKDVAEFLYQVLVDSTVLRNAPALLIACNKQDVTMAKSAKLIQQQLEKELNTLRVTCSAAPTSLDGSATGGPAQLGKKGKDFDFSQLPMKVEFVECSARGSKGEEGEADLEGLEKWLVKVA; from the exons ATGGCGGGCGGGCTGGAGCCGCACCTGGAGGCGCTGCGGCGGGAGCTGCAGGGTCCCGCCGTGCTCTCCGTGCTCGTCGCGCTCATCGTCGTCGCCGTCACCTTCC TGATCTGGCGGTTCGTGCAGGGCAGGCGGAGCAGCCGCAAGgccgtgctgctgctggggctctgcGATGCGGGGAAGACGCTGCTTTTCGCACGG CTGCTGTCGGGGCGGTACCGCGACACCCAGACCTCCATCACCGACAGCTCTGCCGTCTACAGGGTCAGCCCAGACAAG AGCACAAATGTGACCTTGATCGACCTTCCAGGCCATGAAAGTCTGAGGCTGCAGTTCTTGGAGAGGTTCAAGGCTGCAGCCAG AGCCATCGTGTTTGTGGTGGACAGCGTGGCCTTCCAGCGGGAGGTGAAGGATGTGGCAGAATTCCTGTACCAGGTGCTGGTGGACAGCACCGTGCTCAGGAACGCGCCCGCGCTGCTCATCGCCTGCAACAAGCAAG atgtcacaatggcaaaatcagcaAAACTCATCCAGCAACAGCTGGAGAAAGAGCT CAATACCCTGCGGGTGACGTGCTCTGCAGCCCCCACCAGCCTGGATGGCTCAGCCACAGGGGgccctgcccagctggggaAGAAGGGCAAGGACTTTGATTTCTCCCAGCTGCCCATGAAGGTGGAGTTCGTGGAGTGCAGTGCTCGAGGCAgcaagggagaggaaggagaagctgACTTGGAGGGCCTTGAGAAGTGGCTGGTGAAAGTGGCCTGA